The following coding sequences lie in one Desulfolucanica intricata genomic window:
- a CDS encoding ParM/StbA family protein, with amino-acid sequence MNYIIGIDHGNKAIKSIVNQYNSGFTVSNTMPITKERLLEFEGKYYSISGERFPVMLDKTVNDNFFILSLPAIAEVLEKKYQGVNKGEIILACGLPIMYYGKQKDKFRKYFLRDNISFTFGEKQYEVSIKDAYVYPQGYAAIMPHFNHYKEVSRLNVVDIGGYTVDVFTVEKGLLNIKSCISLTTGIVTLLNSIKQDILSLGIEIHEEQIEDTILGENISFFQNENIKSLIEDKTKIYVEELLDRLKEYGFEMKINPTIFVGGGSMLLQKHIENSPKIGYVEVLDSFANVKGFELLAKQAVSRDR; translated from the coding sequence ATGAATTATATTATAGGAATAGACCACGGAAACAAGGCAATAAAAAGCATTGTTAATCAGTATAATTCGGGTTTCACAGTTTCAAACACCATGCCTATTACAAAAGAAAGACTATTGGAATTTGAAGGCAAGTATTACTCCATTTCAGGTGAAAGGTTTCCTGTAATGCTTGATAAGACTGTAAATGACAACTTCTTTATTCTATCATTGCCTGCCATTGCAGAAGTATTAGAGAAGAAGTATCAAGGGGTTAATAAGGGAGAGATCATTTTAGCATGTGGATTACCTATTATGTATTATGGGAAACAAAAGGATAAATTTAGAAAGTATTTCTTAAGGGATAACATATCATTTACTTTTGGAGAAAAGCAATATGAAGTATCAATCAAAGATGCATATGTTTATCCCCAGGGATATGCAGCAATAATGCCTCACTTTAACCACTATAAGGAAGTATCAAGACTTAATGTTGTAGATATTGGCGGATATACCGTTGATGTTTTCACTGTTGAAAAAGGGCTTTTGAATATTAAATCTTGTATTAGTTTAACTACTGGGATTGTAACTCTGCTAAATTCAATAAAACAGGATATCCTCTCTTTAGGGATAGAAATACATGAGGAACAGATTGAGGATACAATTCTAGGAGAAAACATCTCATTTTTTCAGAATGAAAATATCAAATCCTTAATTGAAGACAAAACAAAAATATACGTTGAAGAATTATTGGATAGATTGAAAGAGTATGGCTTTGAGATGAAAATTAATCCAACTATATTTGTTGGAGGAGGTTCAATGCTTTTGCAAAAACACATTGAAAATAGTCCTAAAATAGGATATGTAGAAGTTTTAGATAGTTTTGCAAATGTAAAAGGCTTTGAACTTTTGGCAAAACAGGCTGTTAGTAGGGACAGGTGA